One window from the genome of Ovis canadensis isolate MfBH-ARS-UI-01 breed Bighorn chromosome 21, ARS-UI_OviCan_v2, whole genome shotgun sequence encodes:
- the LOC138426787 gene encoding olfactory receptor 10G4-like, producing MTNMSLVTTFILTGLPHAPELDTLLCGIFLVIYVLTVVGNLFILLVITVDPCLHTPMYYLLSNLSFIDMWFSTVTVPKMLMTLVSPEGSPISFPSCVAQLYSFHFLGSTECFLYTVMAYDRFLAISYPLRYASMMSGRMCATLATTTWLSGSLHSAVQTTMTFRLPFCGPNQIQHYFCDAPPILKLACADTSANELVIFVNIGVVASGCFLLIVLSYVSIVHSILKIRTSEGRWRAFQTCASHCTVVLCFFVPCIFIYLRPGSKEAMDRIVAVFYTVMTPLLNPVVYTLRNKEVKKALVKLKDKVVHSQSK from the coding sequence ATGACGAACATGAGCCTAGTGACAACGTTCATCCTCACGGGCCTTCCCCATGCACCAGAGCTGGACACGCTCctctgtggaatcttcctggtgaTCTATGTCCTCACTGTGGTGGGGAACCTTTTCATCCTGCTGGTGATCACAGTGGATCCATGCctgcacacccccatgtactatCTTCTGAGCAACCTGTCCTTCATTGACATGTGGTTCTCCACAGTCACTGTGCCCAAAATGCTGATGACCCTGGTGTCCCCAGAAGGCAGTCCTATCTCCTTTCCCAGCTGTGTGGCCCAGCTCTACTCCTTCCACTTCCTGGGCAGCACCGAGTGCTTCCTCTACACtgtcatggcctatgaccgcttccTGGCCATTAGTTACCCGCTCAGGTATGCCAGCATGATGAGTGGGAGGATGTGTGCCACTCTGGCCACAAccacgtggctcagtggctcTCTGCACTCTGCTGTCCAGACCACAATGACGTTCCGTTTGCCCTTCTGTGGACCCAACCAGATCCAGCATTACTTCTGCGATGCACCACCCATCCTCAAACTGGCCTGTGCAGACACCTCTGCCAATGAGTTGGTGATCTTTGTCAACATTGGGGTGGTGGCTTCAGGCTGCTTTCTTCTGATAGTGCTGTCCTACGTGTCCATCGTCCATTCCATCCTGAAGATCCGCACATCAGAGGGAAGATGGAGAGCCTTCCAGACCTGTGCCTCCCACTGCACTGTGGTCCTTTGCTTCTTTGTTCcctgtattttcatttatctgaGACCAGGCTCCAAGGAGGCTATGGACAGGATTGTGGCTGTTTTCTACACTGTGATGACGCCCCTTCTGAACCCTGTGGTCTACACCCTGCGGAACAAGGAAGTGAAGAAAGCTCTGGTGAAGCTTAAAGACAAAGTAGTGCATTCACAGAGCAAATAA